In the genome of Cyclopterus lumpus isolate fCycLum1 chromosome 19, fCycLum1.pri, whole genome shotgun sequence, the window AATACCCTGCAGCATCTGGGATCAGCAGGATTTACATACAGTGTTAACTTTTAGTGTCCCGCCCTGATCTTGTAACATTGTCAGAGGCATCTTATAGATTTAAGTAGTTAGTAACATAATTCAATGAAAGAAATCCACATTGTAACACCACAATAGATTTTTACCAAGATAACACCTTTATTTATCAGTAAattacaaatgtattcattttcagaaaataTATAGTTCAATAAATGGTATACTATattcagtaaaagtaaaagttgcAATAACACACTGTGGTCCCTGTTACAAGTTCAATTATTGTATCAATAAATCATTAATTtctgaaattattttttaaggAGCATTTTACTGTTGTTGCTGGTCGATGTGGAGCTAATTGAAACGATGTTAGACACTGTGGGATGGTTTAATCTATAAGGAGGCATCATATTTTATGAGCTCATCATATATATCATGCTTGTAAGAACTTGAGTTCTAAGGCAACTGGTCACTATAGCTGTGAGATCAATATTGTCCAGTAAAAAGTCACTTTTACTGACTATAAAGTGGTACAAGATGGAAATACTTTCAACCTAAATCAAAcctttacttgagtaaatgctATTTGTTGCTTTCCAATAGTGCAAAGTGGTCGCACATGCAAAATCACTGGTATCGTCTTTTAAAATAGTACCACTGTCTTCTAATGGGACATCTGGCAGAGAGGTGTCGGCCTCAGAGTGCAGCTCCAAGGTGGGACTCTCCTAAGAATAGTAACAGTGGGATttaaacaggaaacaaaagaagTGTCATAGCCTTGGTTTAGATTAATAGGGCGGCCAGTTAGTTTTTACCCTTCCAGTGCAAGACAAAGCCCAAAACCCACCAAGTGTAACAGGGAAACAGTACCTGATCAAACAGGTAGACCATGACGTCATCCTCGAAGGAcacactcttcctcttttttccttTGGGGTCACTCCCAGACAACACTCCTGGATCGTAGCTGGGACAGGATTTCAGACGACTAAGGTTGTTAAAATTGTCTCTGATAGCAAGTTGATTCCCGTTAGCGTTGTTTGTGTTTGGACTGTTGGCAGCGCTCAAAGCATTGTTATCATCGATGTGCCAACCAGTAGACGTTCTACAATCCTCAGTGTAGCAAATGTCCCCAAAGCGTTGCAGCGGTAAGTCCTCATCACAGAAAATGATCAACCTGTCATGGCGATCCATTGTAACGCTGTCCGGCTGCAGGGTCACgatgtttgaattattttttatcaaactAAAAATGTCTCGCGCGTTGAAAACAACTCTTGTCCACGGGGCCTCCGGTGGACGCCCTGAGAGGGAAGAAGCTGCAGAAGAGAGCGTGGAGCGATGCGGCTCCTCTGGAAGACAACACCGGGGAGGGGTCGTGGAGGAAGGTGAAGGCCGCGCTGCAATGCCTGATCTGCAGTCAGCGTTTCCCCAGAACGGAGACGCTGCACTTCCCCTCTGATCAAGGATGCAGGTGATGACCTGCAGCTCTTCGTCGGCCTGGATCATCTCACCGGAGGATATCCGCGGCTGGAGCTCTTCATTCCTGTACGATACACAACTTGTATTATGGGCTATTTTAACTGGCTCTGTTCACCATCTCGCAACAAACAAGTTAAGGACATTTTTGGAGCATAACGAATAAAATATCAATTTTTGTGATATTGGCCACTGTTCCGACTGGTGAAAGGCCCTTTTCACcgaatacattttgaaataagtCACGGTAGGAATCGCACAGGTGTGAGTAATCAAATTAACGATAGCTGAATTAAATTTAGATCACTTGAAGAGAACAGGGCCGTAGTTACTGTtgttagtaacacctgtgcttttcctgcacaGGTGTGTCTGCTATGACAAAAGGCCTATGACAATATTGTTCTTACAAATAATGGCTGAGATCTGGGAGACTGTTCTTTTTTGCTAAGTGCAAAATTATCATACCCGATAGCAGTGACAGACAAAACTACAAAGATAAAGGTCCAGAAAGTCAATTACATGTTTTAAGAGACTGCTTAGTGTCTGGCCAAAAGGTACTTGGTTGTTGTTGGCTGGCACTTTGACCTGAGATTATAAATTAGACTTTGTCTAAAGATAATCTCCTTttacaaacaaatagaaatggcaatttcttcttttctctctttttggaTCCATTGAACTGATATTTTAAGAGGTCAACTGCAGTGCACAGGCAGCCCCACAGGATGTACTCAAACTGATACCTCAGCCTTTGTGAAACAGGGCCCACgtaatgcaaacacacacacacacacacacacacacacacacacattatttggCCACTCATTCCTGAGCCTGAATAAATATCGGGGGGCCATCCATCCGCGTAGACAAAGGCAATAGGAAACTTTCACCGCTCTGCAGTCACCTAGCAACAGCTGGATGAGTGACTCAcgagaggaagtgaggagctGACTCACAGCGGCTGTGACGTAAAGGATGTAaaaggacacgcacacacacacacatgcatacacactaCTGTatggtctcacacacacgtatgcagtAGGCCGTGAAGCCTGTAAACTGCCCTTTTTCAGGTCAATTAACGCCCCGCCGTGTAACAGGTGGAGGGGCTGAGGGGAAAAACAGATTACAATCACTTCCAAACAACCAatgcacaaacacgcacatcTAAATAATACCTTTTCTCCATTCCTTTGTCACTGCACCTCCTTTTGGAAATCCAATTCAAACCGTCCAACGATATCACCAACGTAGCTCCGTCCCTGAAGTATTTCAACTctgtaaaaaagagagaggaacatGTCTATCAACTCATGTGCATTGCTCCAAAATCTTGCTGCATCATGACGTTGCAAAATGTGTTGCAACACGCTCAATCTCTCTGCGTCCAGCCACGCATGACACCGGCATATTTCTTTTCCTACCTTGCATTCTGCGAGCCCCACTCCTTCCCCCGGCTTTTAGTGCGGGGCAGACGCCTTATTCGGGGCGCCGAAAGAGGTTAAGCCAAACATatggacagggagagagagaagagatagAGGGATGctcagaaaaagagaggaagggagggggggaaataAGAGAAGTAGATCAGGGGACATATCTAGGGGTGAAAGAAGAGTGAAGGGAGAGGATATGAGGACAATGAAAGGACAAAGCGctcacatatacagtacactCCCTGGAGGCTGCCGGCCTCTCTGCAGCAGCAAGATGGGGATCAATAGTGTATCCGGTCTAATGTAACACAACGGCCTGAATAAGGAGAGTAACAGCAGAGTGGATGTCACAGTGACACAGACAAGAGTTACTCTGCATGTTTCTTAATAATGTGGTAATGACATTGAGCAACGGTTATATTAATGTAATTACAAATTCATTAATTGAAGGGTTCCACTGGTTTGTTGTATCATGTTTCTAGTCAGGACATGTTCCACACATTTATAAAGTCATAACTGATTACTCCTCACCACTTATTGTGAAACGGTTCCATAATCCACAATACATGCTCCATTACAGTATAAACGGTCCATTTCTGATTTGTCATTGTATTGAATTCTCTGGAAACTATAGTTTTAATAACTCTCAATAGACAGATGAGTGTTTACAACCCATCTGACAATTATTTCGGCAATATGGAtatcagtggttcccaaagttcTTAAGGAACCAAATTAATGGTTGTACAAATTAGATTATTTCTGTTTACGCCTAAGTTAAGTTAAAATGAATGATTTTGTCCCATTCATTTGCATCCCACCTTCAATATGATTAAtatcatttagtttttaatgtgGGATTTATCATTTGGATAATTAAAGTAAAATTGATCATTGAGCATTTTTGGTTAATGGTGTGTACTAAACAGAacacaatatattatttagCCTGAAAATAAAAGTTCTGAGAGTTCCAAGATGGTATATTGTACATTATTCATGTTCTCAATAGTTTCCCTTTAGTTGATGTTTTTGCTGAATTGTCTCAC includes:
- the LOC117748698 gene encoding uncharacterized protein LOC117748698 isoform X2 gives rise to the protein MQELKYFRDGATLVISLDGLNWISKRRCSDKGMEKRNEELQPRISSGEMIQADEELQVITCILDQRGSAASPFWGNADCRSGIAARPSPSSTTPPRCCLPEEPHRSTLSSAASSLSGRPPEAPWTRVVFNARDIFSLIKNNSNIVTLQPDSVTMDRHDRLIIFCDEDLPLQRFGDICYTEDCRTSTGWHIDDNNALSAANSPNTNNANGNQLAIRDNFNNLSRLKSCPSYDPGVLSGSDPKGKKRKSVSFEDDVMVYLFDQAWSGKMTFQLWRRTAIFSVSHTLSNTHTALLCPGASFCPKAACSSPMSLSQTLSCEIKCYLHTHTCTHAHMHTYTLIQM
- the LOC117748698 gene encoding uncharacterized protein LOC117748698 isoform X4 codes for the protein MQELKYFRDGATLVISLDGLNWISKRRCSDKGMEKRNEELQPRISSGEMIQADEELQVITCILDQRGSAASPFWGNADCRSGIAARPSPSSTTPPRCCLPEEPHRSTLSSAASSLSGRPPEAPWTRVVFNARDIFSLIKNNSNIVTLQPDSVTMDRHDRLIIFCDEDLPLQRFGDICYTEDCRTSTGWHIDDNNALSAANSPNTNNANGNQLAIRDNFNNLSRLKSCPSYDPGVLSGSDPKGKKRKSVSFEDDVMVYLFDQVLFPCYTWRVPPWSCTLRPTPLCQMSH
- the LOC117748698 gene encoding uncharacterized protein LOC117748698 isoform X3; the protein is MQELKYFRDGATLVISLDGLNWISKRRCSDKGMEKRNEELQPRISSGEMIQADEELQVITCILDQRGSAASPFWGNADCRSGIAARPSPSSTTPPRCCLPEEPHRSTLSSAASSLSGRPPEAPWTRVVFNARDIFSLIKNNSNIVTLQPDSVTMDRHDRLIIFCDEDLPLQRFGDICYTEDCRTSTGWHIDDNNALSAANSPNTNNANGNQLAIRDNFNNLSRLKSCPSYDPGVLSGSDPKGKKRKSVSFEDDVMVYLFDQESPTLELHSEADTSLPDVPLEDSGLEWEDDFSALEKNCHFQCVTHSQQHTHSAALSRRFFLSQSCLFLTHVTESDLEL
- the LOC117748698 gene encoding uncharacterized protein LOC117748698 isoform X1 yields the protein MQELKYFRDGATLVISLDGLNWISKRRCSDKGMEKRNEELQPRISSGEMIQADEELQVITCILDQRGSAASPFWGNADCRSGIAARPSPSSTTPPRCCLPEEPHRSTLSSAASSLSGRPPEAPWTRVVFNARDIFSLIKNNSNIVTLQPDSVTMDRHDRLIIFCDEDLPLQRFGDICYTEDCRTSTGWHIDDNNALSAANSPNTNNANGNQLAIRDNFNNLSRLKSCPSYDPGVLSGSDPKGKKRKSVSFEDDVMVYLFDQESPTLELHSEADTSLPDVPLEDSGTILKDDTSDFACLEWEDDFSALEKNCHFQCVTHSQQHTHSAALSRRFFLSQSCLFLTHVTESDLEL